The window TTCCGGCAGTGCGAAATAGGCCGACGGTTCGGCGACGCGAATATGCGCCGCGCATGCAAGCTCGAGCCCGCCGCCGATCACCGCGCCTTTCAGCGCCGCGATCACCGGCACGCGGCAATATTGCACGCGGTCAAACACCCGGTGCCACATCTGCGAATGCTGCAGACCTTCGGTCGCATCCTGCTCGGTCAGCTCGGAAAGGTCGAGGCCGGAGGAAAAATGATCGCCGATGCCGTGGATCACCACGGCTCGGATGTCGTCGGGGATGTTCGAGAAGCAATCAGCGATGGCAAGGATAATGCCGTCGTTCAGCGCATTACGCTTGGCCGGGCGGTTGAGGCCAACGGAAAGCACGGGGCCGGAAACCTCGACCTTGAGCAGCGCGGGCTGGCCCGCAGTCGCGGCAGATGCGGCGTTTCCCATCGGTTTATTACGTCCTGTGCAGAATAGTTATAGTTTATAACTATTGCGGGTGGAGTCAATCCTAGACGGACGCGCGGTGCGCCCCCTCTCCCGCTTGCGGGGGAGGGCTGGGGTGGGGGCTCTCTCCGCATTGGAATTCGCGGAGAGAGCCCCCACCCGCCTCGCTTGGCCCGGCACCCTCCCCCGCAAGCGGGAGAGGGAGGAATCGCCGGGACGATTCGCGGAGAGATTCGGCGGATCCTCACAACACCTGATGCACCGCGATCTCGACGCGGTCGGGGTGCCTTGCGCCGACGCCGATGAACAGGTTTTCCATCAGCCAGCGGTATTTTTCGGCACCCGTTTCGAATCTCGGCACCGAGCGGAAATAAATCAAAGCGGGATCGACCGTTTCGCCTTTTGCAATCCGGTCCAGAAGCTCCTTCGGACCAAAGCGGATGCCGATATTTTCGATGTAGACGATGGCGCCGTCGTCCAGCTCGAAAGCGTACTTTGCCTCGAGCTCGGTAAAACCGTTCGGACGAATGGTCTGGAAATCCGCGCCGACCGGAAAGATTTTTCCCTGGATGCCCTCGCCGAAAACCTCGCCGCCGAGGATCGGAATGATCCGCCTGATACCATGGCCGTGATCGCCGGCAACGATTGGGGTGCCGACCCTGATCGCGAGGCTGAAGACATATTTGGTTTGAAGCGCAGGGATCATAGAATTCCAAGCCCTCTCTAAATATTTTCCAGTTCGATGGCTTCATCCTTCGAGACGCATCGCTTCGCGATGCTCCTCAGGATGAGGTGTTAGACCCTCATGGTGAGGAGCGCGGCAAAGCCGCGCGTCTCGAACCATGTGGCCCCGTTCGATGCCCTATTGAGCCATCATCCGCTGCGGCAGCCAGGTCGCCAGCAGCGGAAATGCAATGAGGATGACGAGCCGGACCAGGTCGGTCAGGACGAACGGGATCACGCCTTTAAAGATCGTGGCAAACGACACGTCCTTGACCACACTCTTGATGACAAAGACGTTCATGCCGACCGGTGGATGGATCAGGCCGAGCTCGACCGTCATCACGATGATGACGCCGAACCAGATCGGGTCGAAGCCGAGATGGGAGATCACGGGGAAGATGATCGGTACCGTCAGGATGATCATCGCCATCGCGTCCATCAGGCAGCCGAGCACCAGATACATCAGCATGATGAGGGCCAGCACGCCGTAGGGGCCGATGCCGAGGCTAGTGAGAAATTCCGTGACCTTCTGTGGGGTCTGCGTCACCGTCAAAAAATATCCGAAGATCAGGGCGCCGATCAGCACCGTGAACACGGCGGCGGCGGTGCGGGTCGCCTGCAGAAGCGAGGCGAGAATCTTTTCCCGGTCCAGCCGTCCGGTGAGCAGGCCGATCAGGAACGCGCCGGTGGCACCGACGCCGCCGGCTTCGGTCGGGGTAAAGCGCGGCAGGAACGGCAGGCCGTACAGCCCGCCGATGACGAACACGAACAGCAGCACCGGCGCCCAGATCTGCTTCAGCCCCGCAAAACGTTCGGGCCAGGTGGTGTGCGTTCCCTTTGGCAAAAAGCCCGGCCGGAAGTAACCGATCAGCGCGATGGTGATCATGTACATGGTCATCGCAAGCAGGCCGGGAATGATGCCGGCGATGAACAGTTTGCCGATGTCCTGCTCGGTGATGATGCCGTAGACCGCGAGTACGGTCGACGGCGGCAGCATGGCGCCCAGCGTGCCGCCGGCCGCAATCACGCCGGTGGCAAAGGATTGCGGATAGCCGAAGCGGCGCATTTCAGGATAGGCCACGGCCGAAAAGGTCGCGGCGGTCGCGACCGATGAGCCGCAGATCGCGGCAAAGCCGCCGCACGCCGCAACCGTGGCAATGCCGAGACCCCCGCGTAAATGTCCGACAAACCCGTTGGCGGCGCGGAACAGTTCGCGGCTCATCCCGGAATTGCTGACGAACGTTCCCATCAAGAGGAACATCGGAATCACGCCAAAGGTGTAGTCGGTCACCGTACGCATCGAGGTCTGGCCGACCAGTTTTAAGGCCGGCGTGCCGCCAACGAGATAAGAGAAGCCGGAGACGCCGACGAGGCCCATCGCCATGCCGACCGGCACGCGCAACAGCATCAGCGTGAACAGCGCGACAAACCCCAGGATGGCGACGGCATCGGTGCTCATGCCGTCTACTCCACGGTCTTGATCTTGGGGTCGTGCATCAGATCGGGATGAAAGATCAGGCGGTACGTACGCACGGCGATCAACAGCACCGCGGAGACGTCGCCGGCCCAGGCCACCGCAAAAAACGGCCAGGTCGGCATGTGCATGTCGAAGGTGAGCACGTTGTCGTTATAGGTGACGCGCACCTTGTCGAACAGCGTCCAGGTCTGCACCGTCACCACAAACAACAGCACCAGCGTCGCGAACACATCGATCATCCGCTGGTATCTTGGGCCGACATTGGCCCAGATCAGGTCGACGGTGATGTGTCCGCCGCGATAGCTGGTGGCGGCGATGCCCCAGAAGATCAAAATCCCGAGCAGCAAGCGCCCGATATCGAAGGAGTCCGGGATCGCATAGTTCAGCGTGTTGCGCAGCAGGACCGAGATGAAAACATCGAGCGCGACGATGCCGACGAAGCCGGCCGCGATCCATTCGATCGTGTCTATGAAGCGGTCCATCGAAGCGCGCTGCATTTCTCCCCCTTGAAAGCGTTTGCGCGGTGAAAACGGCGGCGGGAGATTTTCCCGCCGCCGCTCTTGAGGCGTCAGTGACGCGTGATTACTGCGTCAAGGCGTTATATTTGGCGAGCGACGCCTTCAACTCCGCCATCGCCGCGTCCGGATCGACGCCTTTGGCCTTGACGCCATCGGCCCAGGTCTTGACCAGTGGCTCGGCGGCCTTCTTCCACTGTGCAAGCTGGTCCGGTGTCAGCGTATAGACTTCCTGGCCGGGCTCGGCCTTCACCTTGTCGACGCCCGCGTCCTCGAACTTGCCCCAGGGTTCGCCGACGCGGCCGGCCGCCTCGGTATTGCAGTTGTCGTCAATCGCCTTCTTCTGGCGGTCCGACATCTCATTGTACTTGTCCTTGTTCATCACGAAGGCGAAGGTCGTGACATAGAGCGGCGCGTCCATGTGATACTTGGTCACCTTGTCGACGCCAAACAGCACCAGCGACCCCCAGGGGAAGGTAACGCCGTCGGCGACGCCGCGCTCGATGATGTCGCGCACTTCCGGCGCCGAGGACTGCACATTGGTGCCGCCGAGCAGCGTCACGAAATTCCCCATCGTGGCATGCGCAGGCCGGATCCTCAGGCCCTTGATGTCCTCGGGCACCACGATCTTCTTGGTGCGTGAGTGGAACGATGACGGCGAATGGATGAAGGCAAGGCAGAACTTGACGTCCTTCATCTCCTTCTCCGCATACTTGCGATACCAGGCGTCCAGCCCCTCGGAGCCGCCCTTGGCATCCGACATCAGGAATGGAAGCTCGCCGGCGCCGATGATCGGGAAGACGCCGGGATCGTAGCCGGGATTGACGTAGGTGACGTCGGCGATGCCGTCGCGCGCCATGTTGTAATGGTCTTTTGCCTTACCGAGTTGTTGCGCCGGAAACACCTTGTACTTGATGGTGCCGCCTGAGGCCTTCTCAACCGCGGCGCCCCAGTCTTCCATCGCCTTCTGCAGCGGATGGGAGGCCGGCACCCAGTGCGAAATCTTCAGCTCGAAGGTTTTTTCCTGCGCGAATGCGGGCGTCACGCTCAACGCCAGCGCTAACGCCAATAGATTCTTCCTCATCGACATCCTCTCCCTCCTGGCACAGGCTTTCAGTGGCCCTTTGCAGATATTGTTATATGATATAATTATCATTGCAAGTCGGCGGCCGCGACCGCAGCTCAGGTTGAAGCCTATAACACCGGAGGGAGCAAGTATTGCGGACAAAAGTAGCAATCATCGGCGCAGGCCCCGCGGGATTGCTGCTGGGCCAACTGCTTCACTCTTACGGGATCGACAATTTCATTCTGGAACGCCAGACGCCGGACTATGTGCTCGGCCGCATCCGCGCCGGCCTTTTGGAAGAAGGCACGGTGGCGCTGCTCGACGAAGTCGGCGCCGGCGTGCGCGCCCATCGCGAGGGACTGGTGCATGACGGCATCGAGCTCGCGTTCGGCGGGAGCCGCCATCGCATCGACATGAAGGCGGCGACCGGCAAGACCGTGATGATCTACGGCCAGACAGAAGTGACGCTCGATTTGATGAATGCGCGGAAGGCCGCCGGCCTGACCACGGTTTACCAAGCGGCCGACGTCAAGCCGCACGACTTCGACACCGATCACCCGCGTGTCACTTACGTCAAGGACAGCATCACCTACGAACTCGACTGCGATTTCATCGCGGGCTGCGACGGTTTTCATGGCGTCAGCCGCGCCAGCGTAAAACCTTCGGCGATCGAGACGTTCGAACGGGTCTATCCGTTCGGCTGGCTCGGGATTCTGTCGGAGACGCCGCCAGTCAGCCATGAATTGATCTACTCAAATCATGCGCGAGGCTTTGCGCTGTGCACCATGCGCTCGATGCACCGCAGCCGTTACTACGTGCAGTGTCCGCTCGACGATCATATCGATCAATGGCCTGACGACCGGTTCTGGGATGAATTGAAGCGGCGGCTCGACCAGAAGGCGGTCGACAGTCTCGTCACCGGGCCGTCGATCGAAAAGAGCATCGCGCCCTTACGCAGTTTCGTCGCCGAGCCGATGCGGTTCGGGCGGATGTTTCTGGCCGGCGACGCCGCGCACATCGTGCCGCCGACCGGCGCCAAAGGATTAAACCTCGCCGCGAGCGACGTGCACTATCTCTCGAGCGCGTTGCGCGAATATTACGACGAGAAATCTTCCGCCGGGATCGATGGCTATTCCGCAAGAGCACTGGCGCGGGTCTGGAAGGCGGTGCGCTTCTCCTGGTGGATGACATCCATGCTGCATCGCTTTCCCGACACCGAAGGTTTTGGCGCGAAGATTCAGTTGGCTGAATTGAATTATCTCGTGGGTTCGAAGGCGGCGACGGCATCGCTGTCGGAGAATTATGTCGGGTTGCCGTATTAAGGTGCTCGCGCGACACACGACCCTCGTGGTGAGGAGCGCGTCTTCGCGCGTCTCGAACCATGAGGCCCGCGGACCATCCTTCGAGACGCGGCGAAGACGCCGCTCCTCAGGATGAGGGCGGAGTTTGTTGCTGGATGAGGGCGGTCATACCATGCTCACACTCTACTTCGCGCCAGGCTCGAGTTCGATGGCCGTGCACATCGCGCTGCACGAAATTGGGGTGCCGTTCGAAGCAAAGCGGATGTCGTTCAAGGGCAACGACATGAGCTCACCGGATTATCTTGCACTCAACCCGGAAGGCAAAGTCCCGACGCTCCTCGTCGACGGACGCCCGCTCACCGAGGTCGCGGCGATCCTCTATTATCTCGCAAAGCGTTTTCCGGAATCTGCGCTACTGCCGCGCGACGATATCGAGGCCGACGCGCAGGCGCTGTCATGGATGTCGTTTGCCGCCTCCACGCTTCACCCGGCGCGACGGCGTGGGCTGGATCATGCCAGGGAAGTCTGGGGAATTGCCGATCGGCGGCTGGGCAGCGGCTGGGCGCTGCAAGATTATTCGATCGCCGACATCCATCTATTTCGGCTGTATTGGCGGTTCGCTAATTCGCTGAAGCCCGCACCCGAAATCTTTCCCAACCTCACCGCGCATTATGCACGCATGATGGCAAGGCCCGCGGTGCAGAAGACGATCGAAGTCGAATCCGCGATTGGGTATGAACTGCCGGCGTAATTGTCGTCACACCGTCGTCATACCCCGCGAAAGCGGGGTATCCAGTACGCTGCGGCCTATCGTTCCTATCGCAAACGTCTCTGGAATACTGGATCACCCGCTTTCGCAGGTGATAACGACCGGGGCTGTTTAAAACTTTGTATGCGGTGCATTTCGCGATGAGATCGCGTTCAATGGCAGCGACGATCGCCACCATTCGAGCGCTGCATATGACTGACACCGATATCCCCGCAGGCTTCGAGCCGCATTTCCGCAAAAGCCCGTTCACCGATCCCTGGGAACCCTTGTATTCGATGCGGTCCGATAAAGCCGTCATCATGGGATTGCGTCTGGCAAAACCGCATACCAATGCCCGCGGGCTGATTCACGGCGGGCTGATCGCATCGCTTGCCGACAACGCGATGGGCCATAGCTGCGGGCAGGTCGCTCGCCTGGGCGCTGCATCCTCGCTGGTGACGATCGGGCTCGCCGTCGATTTCGTCGGCTCCGCGCAGCTTGGGCAATGGCTCGCGGTCGAGCCGGAGGTGATCAGGACCGGCAGCACCATCTGCTTCGCGCAATGTCTCATCAAGGCCGACGACGCCGTGATCGCCCGCGCCAACGGGACCTTTCGCGTGGTGCCGAAGAAGCCTTAATTCGTTCCGGTGCCCGCATCAATTTCCGCCGTCATACCCCGCGAAAGCGGGGTATCCAGTACGCCGCGGCGATTATGGGAATCGAGACGCTGCGTTTACTGGATCACCCGCCGGAGCCTGTCATCGGGCGGCGCCTTGCGCCGACCCGGTGGCGGGTGACGACACCAAACGTTACGTTCCAAAATGCCAGTCGCTGATCTCGACCACGAGGTCGATGAAGGTCCGCACCTTGGCCGACAACAGCCGCGAGGTCGGGTAGACCAGATGGATCGGCAATGGCGGCTGCTCGAATTTTTGCAGCACGATCTTGAGCCGGCCGCGCTCGATGGCGTCGGCGGCCTGATACGCCAGCACCCGCGTCAGGCCGCCGCCCTGCTCGGCATATTGGATCGCGGCGTCGGCGCTGTTGGTCGTGAAGCGCGGCGTAGCGGCGAGGCGAACCTCGCGGCCGTCCTCGACGAACTGCCACTCGGTTGAAGCCGTCGCGCCGAACTGGATCGTTTCGTGAGACTCGATCGCCGCCGGCCGCTTCGGCTCGCCGCGCGATTTGAGATAGTCGGGTGAGGCGACCACGATCCGCCGCATCTCGCCGACTTGGCGCGCGACGAGCGT is drawn from Bradyrhizobium lablabi and contains these coding sequences:
- a CDS encoding crotonase/enoyl-CoA hydratase family protein produces the protein MGNAASAATAGQPALLKVEVSGPVLSVGLNRPAKRNALNDGIILAIADCFSNIPDDIRAVVIHGIGDHFSSGLDLSELTEQDATEGLQHSQMWHRVFDRVQYCRVPVIAALKGAVIGGGLELACAAHIRVAEPSAYFALPEGQRGIFVGGGGSVRLPRLIGVARMTDMMLTGRVYSAIEGAAYGFTQYLTEEGNAYPKAMELAAKVATNAPLTNFAVLQALPMIAEANPQAGLLMESLMATVAQSDKEAKTRIRAFLDRKTAKVKPT
- a CDS encoding DUF3237 domain-containing protein, with protein sequence MIPALQTKYVFSLAIRVGTPIVAGDHGHGIRRIIPILGGEVFGEGIQGKIFPVGADFQTIRPNGFTELEAKYAFELDDGAIVYIENIGIRFGPKELLDRIAKGETVDPALIYFRSVPRFETGAEKYRWLMENLFIGVGARHPDRVEIAVHQVL
- a CDS encoding TRAP transporter large permease codes for the protein MSTDAVAILGFVALFTLMLLRVPVGMAMGLVGVSGFSYLVGGTPALKLVGQTSMRTVTDYTFGVIPMFLLMGTFVSNSGMSRELFRAANGFVGHLRGGLGIATVAACGGFAAICGSSVATAATFSAVAYPEMRRFGYPQSFATGVIAAGGTLGAMLPPSTVLAVYGIITEQDIGKLFIAGIIPGLLAMTMYMITIALIGYFRPGFLPKGTHTTWPERFAGLKQIWAPVLLFVFVIGGLYGLPFLPRFTPTEAGGVGATGAFLIGLLTGRLDREKILASLLQATRTAAAVFTVLIGALIFGYFLTVTQTPQKVTEFLTSLGIGPYGVLALIMLMYLVLGCLMDAMAMIILTVPIIFPVISHLGFDPIWFGVIIVMTVELGLIHPPVGMNVFVIKSVVKDVSFATIFKGVIPFVLTDLVRLVILIAFPLLATWLPQRMMAQ
- a CDS encoding TRAP transporter small permease; the encoded protein is MQRASMDRFIDTIEWIAAGFVGIVALDVFISVLLRNTLNYAIPDSFDIGRLLLGILIFWGIAATSYRGGHITVDLIWANVGPRYQRMIDVFATLVLLFVVTVQTWTLFDKVRVTYNDNVLTFDMHMPTWPFFAVAWAGDVSAVLLIAVRTYRLIFHPDLMHDPKIKTVE
- a CDS encoding TRAP transporter substrate-binding protein; this translates as MRKNLLALALALSVTPAFAQEKTFELKISHWVPASHPLQKAMEDWGAAVEKASGGTIKYKVFPAQQLGKAKDHYNMARDGIADVTYVNPGYDPGVFPIIGAGELPFLMSDAKGGSEGLDAWYRKYAEKEMKDVKFCLAFIHSPSSFHSRTKKIVVPEDIKGLRIRPAHATMGNFVTLLGGTNVQSSAPEVRDIIERGVADGVTFPWGSLVLFGVDKVTKYHMDAPLYVTTFAFVMNKDKYNEMSDRQKKAIDDNCNTEAAGRVGEPWGKFEDAGVDKVKAEPGQEVYTLTPDQLAQWKKAAEPLVKTWADGVKAKGVDPDAAMAELKASLAKYNALTQ
- the pobA gene encoding 4-hydroxybenzoate 3-monooxygenase, translating into MRTKVAIIGAGPAGLLLGQLLHSYGIDNFILERQTPDYVLGRIRAGLLEEGTVALLDEVGAGVRAHREGLVHDGIELAFGGSRHRIDMKAATGKTVMIYGQTEVTLDLMNARKAAGLTTVYQAADVKPHDFDTDHPRVTYVKDSITYELDCDFIAGCDGFHGVSRASVKPSAIETFERVYPFGWLGILSETPPVSHELIYSNHARGFALCTMRSMHRSRYYVQCPLDDHIDQWPDDRFWDELKRRLDQKAVDSLVTGPSIEKSIAPLRSFVAEPMRFGRMFLAGDAAHIVPPTGAKGLNLAASDVHYLSSALREYYDEKSSAGIDGYSARALARVWKAVRFSWWMTSMLHRFPDTEGFGAKIQLAELNYLVGSKAATASLSENYVGLPY
- a CDS encoding glutathione S-transferase family protein, with the translated sequence MLTLYFAPGSSSMAVHIALHEIGVPFEAKRMSFKGNDMSSPDYLALNPEGKVPTLLVDGRPLTEVAAILYYLAKRFPESALLPRDDIEADAQALSWMSFAASTLHPARRRGLDHAREVWGIADRRLGSGWALQDYSIADIHLFRLYWRFANSLKPAPEIFPNLTAHYARMMARPAVQKTIEVESAIGYELPA
- a CDS encoding PaaI family thioesterase, whose protein sequence is MTDTDIPAGFEPHFRKSPFTDPWEPLYSMRSDKAVIMGLRLAKPHTNARGLIHGGLIASLADNAMGHSCGQVARLGAASSLVTIGLAVDFVGSAQLGQWLAVEPEVIRTGSTICFAQCLIKADDAVIARANGTFRVVPKKP